A stretch of Natator depressus isolate rNatDep1 chromosome 2, rNatDep2.hap1, whole genome shotgun sequence DNA encodes these proteins:
- the EIF1B gene encoding eukaryotic translation initiation factor 1b isoform X2, which translates to MSTIQNLQSFDPFADATKGDDLLPAGTEDYIHIRIQQRNGRKTLTTVQGIADDYDKKKLVKAFKKKFACNGTVIEHPEYGEVIQLQGDQRKNICQFLLELLIH; encoded by the exons ACCCCTTTGCTGATGCAACTAAGGGTGACGACTTACTCCCGGCAGGGACTGAGGATTACATTCATATAAGGATCCAGCAACGAAACGGCAGGAAGACATTAACTACTGTTCAGGGAATTGCAGATGATTATGacaaaaaaaaacttgtgaaAGCCTTCAAAAAG AAATTTGCTTGTAATGGTACTGTGATTGAGCATCCTGAGTACGGTGAAGTTATCCAGCTTCAAGGTGACCAAAGAAAAAACATTTGCCAATTCCTCTTGGAG CTCTTAATACACTGA